AAATATCATCCGCAAGAAGTTGAAGCGGGACGTTATCAAAAGTGGTTAGATCAATCACTTTTCAAACCTACAGGAGATGAAACAAAACCCACATATACGATTGTTATTCCACCACCAAACGTGACAGGTAAGTTACACCTGGGTCATGCTTGGGATACGACGTTACAAGATATTTTAACACGCATGAAACGTATGCAAGGATATGACACATTGTACTTGCCAGGAATGGATCACGCTGGTATAGCTACACAAGCGAAAGTCGAAGCAAAAATGAAGGAAGAAGGTATTTCTCGTCATGATATCGGTCGAGAGAAATTTCTTGAAAAAGCTTGGGATTGGAAAGAGGAATATGCAGATTTTATTCGACAACAATGGGCGAAACTTGGCTTAGGGCTAGATTATTCACGTGAACGATTTACATTAGATGAAGGATTAAGTAAAGCTGTTCGTAAAGTCTTCGTTGATATGTACAATAAAGGTTTAATTTATCGTGGAGAGCGTATCATTAACTGGGACCCAGAAGCACGCACTGCACTATCTGATATTGAAGTTGTGCATGAGGATGTTAATGGTAAATTTTATCATTTTAAATATCCATTTGTTGATGGTGATGGGTATATTGAAATTGCAACAACACGTCCTGAAACAATGTTAGGTGATACTGCAATTGTAGTGAATCCTGAAGATGAACGCTACAAAGCTATAATTGGTAAAAAAGTCATCTTGCCACGTGTAGGTCGTGAATTACCTATTATCGCAGACAGTTATGTCGATAAAGACTTTGGTAGTGGTGCAATGAAAGTGACGCCTGCACATGATCCAAACGATTTTGAAATTGGAAATCGTCATGAATTAGAACGTATTGTCGTTATGGACGAATCCGGTCATATGAATGACAATGCAGGAGAATATGCGGGACTTGAACGCTTTGAATGTCGAAAAAAACTTGTATCAGATTTAGAAGCAGAAGGGCTTGTCATTAAAATTGAAGATCATGTGCATTCTGTAGGCCATTCTGAACGTACAGGAGCGGTCGTTGAACCTTATCTATCAACACAATGGTTTGTTAAAATGGCACCTTTGGCACAACAAGCATTAGATAATCAAAAAGGCGATGGCCGAATTGAATTTGTACCAGCCCGTTTTGAAAAAACTTTTAATCGATGGATGGAAGAAATTAGAGATTGGACAATTTCTCGCCAATTATGGTGGGGGCACCAAATTCCAGCCTGGTACCATAATGAAACAGGTGAGATTTATGTTGGTGAACAAGCACCAGAAGATGTCGAAAATTGGACACAAGATGAGGATGTTTTAGATACATGGTTCTCAAGTGCATTATGGCCATTTTCAACATTAGGTTGGCCAGAAGAAGATGCGAAAGACTTGAAACGATACTATCCAACAAATGTGCTGGTGACAGGATATGACATTATTTTCTTCTGGGTTGCACGGATGATTTTCCAAGGTTTAGAGTTTACAGGTCAAAAACCATTCGACGATGTATTATTACATGGTTTAGTCCGTGCTGAAGATGGCAGAAAAATGAGTAAGTCACTTGGTAACGGTGTCGATCCAATGGATGTTATTGACGAGTATGGTGCAGATAGTTTGAGATATTTCTTAGCTACAGGTTCTTCTCCAGGTCACGATTTACGTTATTCAACAGAAAAAGTAGAATCTGTTTGGAATTTTATTAATAAAATTTGGAATGCAGCCCGTTTTAGTTTAATGAATATCGGGGACAATTTTAAATTTGAAGATATTGATTTATCTCAGGACCTATCTGTAGCGGATCAATGGATTCTTACGCGTTTAAACGAAACAATTGAAACTGTAACGCAATTGAGTGATAAATACGAATTTGGTGAAGTAGGTCGAGTGCTATACAACTTTATTTGGGATGAATTCTGTGACTGGTATATTGAAATGAGTAAAATACCAATGAACAGCGACGATGAAAACCAAAAGAATGTGACGCGATCAGTTCTTAGTTACACGCTTGACCGTATGATGCGATTACTTCATCCATTTATGCCATTTGTGACTGAACATATTTGGCAAAACCTTCCGCATAAAGGGGAGTCTATAGTTACGACTGAATGGCCAACAGTTAATAGCGCGTTGATATTTACAGAAAGTAAGCAAGTAATGCAACAACTTGTTGAAATAATTAAATCAGTGCGTCAATCACGTTTAGAGGTTAATACGCCATTATCTAAAGCGATTCCAATTAAAGTTCAAGCTAAAAATGAGGCGATAAAAGCGTTGTTGATTGAAAACCAACATTATTTAGAACGTTTTTGTAACCCAAGTGAATTAGATATTAGTACAAATATTACAATTCCTGAAAAAGCGATGACGTCTGTCGTAAGTGCGGGTGAAGTCATTCTGCCTTTAGAAGGTTTAATTGATATGGAAAAAGAAATCGCTAGGCTTGAAAAAGAACTTGAAAAATGGCAAAAAGAATTGGACCGTGTAAATAAAAAATTAGCAAATGAGAACTTTGTGAAAAAAGCACCAGAAAAAGTCATTAATGAAGAACGTGCTAAAAAAGCACAATATCAAGAAAAATTCGACGGTGTTCAATCTAGAATCGAACAACTAAAGGCTTAGGAGTTTAAAGTATGAATTATCTAGATAGTTTATATTGGATACATGAACGGACTAAATTCGGCATTAAACCTGGTGTCAAGCGTATGGAATGGATGTTGGATCGTTTAAATCATCCAGAACGTCATATTAAAGCTATCCACGTCGGAGGAACCAATGGAAAGGGCTCCACTGTAGCATATCTTCGTACAGCTCTTGTTAATAATGACTATCAAGTCGGTACATTTACGTCACCCTATATTGAAACGTTTAATGAACGTATAAGTTTGAATGGGGAACCGATTTCTAACGAGGCAATTGTAGACCTAGTGTCACGTGTAAAACCTGTCAGTGAAGCTATGGAACAAGAAACAGATTTAGGTGTAGCTACAGAGTTTGAGATTATTACTACGATGATGTATCTCTACTTTGGCGAACTACATCCAGTGGATTTTGTGATCGTCGAAGCAGGATTAGGTGTGAAAAATGATTCAACAAATGTGATACAACCAATCATTAGTATTTTGACAAGCATCGGACTTGATCATACGGATATATTAGGACATTCTTATTTAGATATTGCCAAAGATAAAGGTGCGATCATTAAACCCAATACGCCAATCGTGTATGCGGTAAAGAACGAAGAGGCATTAAAATATTTAAGACAATTAGCTATTGATTTAAATGCACCTTCGATGGAATATGATCGAGACATTTTAGTTGTATCTGAAGCAGATGAATTTACGTACCGATACAAAGATTATGAGATGGAAAATATTGCATTAACAATGTTAGGTGAACATCAGAAAGAAAATGCTGCTCTGGCGATAACGACACTTATCGAGCTATATGAACAACAAGTCATAGATATTGACTTTAATAAGATGATTCAAGGGATTGAAAGTGTTCAATGGAAAGGGCGTATAGAAAAGGTCAATGAATCGCCATTAATTATTATTGACGGCGCTCATAATAAAGAAAGTGTGGATGCTCTTGTTGACACCATTGGACGCTATTATGGTTTGGACAAAGTAGATATTCTCTTTTCAGCAATTAAAGGTAAGCCTATTTCCAATATGTTAACGGCTTTTAATACAATTGCAAATCATTTTTACGTTACAGGGTTTGAATTTCCTAAGGCGCTGCCTAAACAAACACTTTATGATGAAGTGGATTTTGAAGACAAGACGTTAATTGATGATTATGTTAATTTTATTAAAAATTATCAAGGTGACGCCTTGTTAATTACCGGAAGTTTATATTTTATTAGTGAAGTAAAATCTAAAATGGGATATTAAAATACAGTTTTATAGCAACGTGCTTAAACTTTGGAAGATTTTTACCATTCTTCAATCGTTTAAGCACGTTTTTTCAATTTATAATGTAATAAAATCTTGAAATGATGCGCAATTGCAATTTATATTTCTACTTGTACCTCATGTATACTGAGATTAAAGGAGGTCATCATGATTGTACAGTGTTATTTAGGTAGCTTTGTAATGAGTTTTCTTCTGTATGTATCTCAATGTCAATTACGTCAATGGACAACGTTATTGTCACGGTCTAGATGTGAGAATTGTCAATCAACTTTGACGTGGTGGATGCTGGTGCCGATATTCAGTTATATTATTTTAAAGGGGAGATGTTATAAATGTCGTATTAAAATTCCAAAATATTTATTTATAGGCGAATGTTTAGGTGCGATTATGAGCTATTTGATTTTAAAGCTCAACTTTCAAATTGAGTATGTATATCTATTTCTAATAAGTTTCATTCTATTGACTATCAGTCTTATCGATATACAAAATTATATTGTACCGAATCGTTTGTTATTGTTATTAGTAGTTTTAATTGCATTTTTGCGTCCAACGCACATAACAATTTCTATTTTAACGTGTTTATGTATCAGTGTACTTTTACTTATTGGTTTCACATTTCCTAGTTTAATCGGTTTTGGCGATATTAAACTATTGATTATTTTATTTTGTATCTTACCAGTTCCATTTGTTCTATATGTCATTTGGTTTACCTTCCCCATAGCAGCAATCTTATACCCATTTTATGTATCTTTGTTATCTTCTAAAAAATATATTCCACTAGTTCCATTTATTACCCTTTCTTTTTTTATTGTCGCTTATTATTATCCAATGTTAAATGTTTGGTTCGGAGGTGTACGATGACTAGAATTAAAGACTTATCTCCTGATGAAATGCCTAAAGAACGCTTAATACAGTCAGGGGCTCAAGCGCTATCGAACACGGAATTACTTGCTATTTTAATCAATACAGGGAGCAAGGGACGATCAAGTTTAGATATTGCGTCCACGTTGTTAGCAGATTGTAAAACATTGAAAACCTTACAAGACATTTCTTTCCATGAATTAATTACTTTTGAGGGGATAGGAATAAGTAAGAGTACAACGTTATTAGCGGCGTTTGAGTTGGCGCGTCGTCTAAATTATAAAATCGACAAAAATACATCTCAAATGATAAAGCATCCCGACCAAATTGCGGATATTTTATATCCACAACTCCAATTTGAAAATCAGGAAAATTTTATCGTCTTCATATTAAACACCAAACATCAAATTATTCACCAAGAAATATTATTTAAAGGTACTTTGAATAGCGCAATTATACATCCTAGAGAAGTTTTTAAAATTGCACTTAAATATTCTGCGCACGCCATTATTGTTGCACATAATCATCCTTCAGGAGACCCTACGCCATCTCCTGCAGATATTGACACAACAGTTCGTTTAGCGGCATGCGGAGAAACAATGGGAATCCAACTTCTAGACCATATTGTTATTGGCCATCAATGTTATGAATGTGTTGATATTACTCAAAATAAAAAATAAACGCTATACGCAAAAGATACGCATAACGTTTTACATTAAAGTTGAAAATTTTCGGCAAGCAACATGAATAATTTATAACATAAGTAAATGATTAAAACAAATATTCCGGCTTTAATCAAAAATCTAATGATTGTGATACTTACTCTAAATAGCAACACGATTAACAATATAATTAAAAAAATTGAAAGTATGCTCAATAATACTCACTCCTTTCCTATAATATACTCATTTTAAATAAAAATTGCATCCGACTTGCGCTCGTGGTTAAATTAAGTCTAGAGAATGAGGATGAAAATTTGTAAATTCTATATAATGGATGAGAGAAGGAGGCATATCTATGAAAGTGATTTTGAATTTAATCAAAATATTTACACTCTTCTTAATCGTAGGATTAATCATCTATATCTTAATAAAAGATGTGCCTCATATGAATGATGCGAAATGGAATCCTATACACACATCTAATCAACAAAATGTTGATGAAGATGGCTATGTCATTCCAGCAGAAGGAAAAAAATATATTCTTGAAGAAAATCAAATTTTAAGAAATGTCCCCTCTAGCCAAGCACGTCACTTTTTTAATTGGATAGATAAATATGAATTTATGCAAGTTAATGCTTTTTCTAGAATGGGATATGATGATAAATATTTAATTGCCCAAAGAGACACGCAATACTTAATCTATCGCTTTGGGAGTGACCATGTACGTGTCTATACGACTGAACACGACTTATATTCTGATTTAAATCAACTTGGACATCAAATAGAAATGCATCCAATTGCAGCGTATCAATAACATGCATCGTTTGAAATTTTATTAGAGATACGTTAGGGTTGAATAGAAAATTGTAAAAAGGGTGAGTCATATGTCGATAGAAAATAATGCGCAACAAAGTAATGAACAGGTTAAGGCGCAAAAGTTATTTGCTCAATGGCGAAAAGACGAAACTTTATACAAAGAAGATGCGCCACAAACTGATAAATCGAATAAAAACAACTAAAAAATTAGTCTTTAATTGTTTAACCTTCATGATTCATTATGATGAATTTTGAAGGTTTTTTAGGCATTACAAAGAAATAATTTGTGTATTCACGTTATTTTAGAATAAATATCTCTTGTGGCTTTATTTAAGTGCGTGAGTGATATAAAATAATGAGTGTTATTTACAATTACATATTGAGGTGTTGAGGTTGTCTCATTTTTTTAAAAATAATAAATTAATCGTGTTATTTTGTGCGCTCATTATTTTTATTGCTTTAATTGGCTTGTCACTTCGGTCTCATACACAATCTATCCCAGAGCAGTATGCAGGGGATTCAATATCTTTCGGACAACGAATTTTTACATATCCGATGCAAGTGCTCTCTGGCACGACTAGAGCAATCATGCATAATGATGCTAAGCCTTCTAAATCAGAGAATCAACTTCAAGCTGATAACCAACGACTTCAAGCTGAAAATCATCGGTTACGTGACGATCTTAAAATAAGTGATATTTCAAAGTATGAGCCTATGGCTGTGAATGTGATTGCACGCCATCCAGATCAATGGATGAATACATTAATCATTGACAAAGGGGGGAAAGCTGGTATTAAAGAAAATATGGCAGTTTTGACTCCTGATGGTCTTATCGGACGCGTGACGAAGGTCAATCAATTCTCTGCTCAAGTGAATTTAATTTCAACAAAGGGTCGTACAAATCGCCTTTCTGTGCATATTTTGAATAAAGATAATGAAGCTTTTGGTTTAATTGATCACTATGATGAAAAAAATGATCGGCTCATCATTTCGGATATAGATAACAGTCATAAACTTTCAAAAGGGGACAAGGTGATTACGAGTGGCTTAGGTGATCAGTTGCCACGAGGAATTTATGTTGGCGAAGTTGAAAAAGTTCAAAATGATCAATACGGACTTTCAAAACAAGTTGTCGTGAAAACAGGTTCAAATATCAATCAAATAGGCACAGTGTATGTTGCTAAACGTGATCCTAAAACAATTGAGCAGTCAGAGGAGGATGCATCATGAAGCGTGCATCTATTTATTTAATTTTAGCATTTGTAAGTTTTTACTTGGATACGATACTTACAATGTTGTCACCGATTAAATTGTTTGGAATACAGTTTATTATGGTGCCGCGACTGACACTTATTTTCCTATTATTAATTACGTTTTACAGAAATGTTTACGTGGCTTTAATCTTAGGATTATTTTTGGGATTAATGACTGACCTTTATTTCGGCGAAATTTATGGCGTATATCTTATATCATATTTAATTTGTATACTATTTGTTGAGAAATTTTTCTCACTATTTTATCGAGATCATACGATTGTATTCATCGTAATTTTAGCAAGTGTGGTTGTGCTAGATATTTTTGTCGCACTCATTTACCACTTGGTTGGTTTGATTGATTTTAATATCTTAAACTATAGTATATATAGAGCACCATTAACGTTACTCCTTAACGCGTTATTACTTATCTTTATTTATTCTGTTTTAGATTATCGTCAAAAAAGAAAAAGAAGTATTGACATCAAAATTAAGTGATGGTATGATGCAGTAGTTGAGTAGTTTTAGCTACATACAACCGCTCAAATATAGGTTTTAAGTACATGATGTCACCTATATATGGCGTGACTTAATTATAGGAGGTGCAAAGTATGTTTGCTATTATTGAAACAGGTGGAAAACAAATCAAAGTAGAAGAAGGCCAAGAAATTTACGTTGAAAAATTAAACGGTAATGAAGGCGATACTTTTACTTTTGATAAAGTCTTATTCGTAGGTGGAGACAGCATCACTGTTGGCGCGCCAACAAT
The sequence above is a segment of the Staphylococcus hyicus genome. Coding sequences within it:
- the mreC gene encoding rod shape-determining protein MreC produces the protein MSHFFKNNKLIVLFCALIIFIALIGLSLRSHTQSIPEQYAGDSISFGQRIFTYPMQVLSGTTRAIMHNDAKPSKSENQLQADNQRLQAENHRLRDDLKISDISKYEPMAVNVIARHPDQWMNTLIIDKGGKAGIKENMAVLTPDGLIGRVTKVNQFSAQVNLISTKGRTNRLSVHILNKDNEAFGLIDHYDEKNDRLIISDIDNSHKLSKGDKVITSGLGDQLPRGIYVGEVEKVQNDQYGLSKQVVVKTGSNINQIGTVYVAKRDPKTIEQSEEDAS
- a CDS encoding prepilin peptidase, translating into MIVQCYLGSFVMSFLLYVSQCQLRQWTTLLSRSRCENCQSTLTWWMLVPIFSYIILKGRCYKCRIKIPKYLFIGECLGAIMSYLILKLNFQIEYVYLFLISFILLTISLIDIQNYIVPNRLLLLLVVLIAFLRPTHITISILTCLCISVLLLIGFTFPSLIGFGDIKLLIILFCILPVPFVLYVIWFTFPIAAILYPFYVSLLSSKKYIPLVPFITLSFFIVAYYYPMLNVWFGGVR
- a CDS encoding DUF4930 family protein → MKVILNLIKIFTLFLIVGLIIYILIKDVPHMNDAKWNPIHTSNQQNVDEDGYVIPAEGKKYILEENQILRNVPSSQARHFFNWIDKYEFMQVNAFSRMGYDDKYLIAQRDTQYLIYRFGSDHVRVYTTEHDLYSDLNQLGHQIEMHPIAAYQ
- the rplU gene encoding 50S ribosomal protein L21 produces the protein MFAIIETGGKQIKVEEGQEIYVEKLNGNEGDTFTFDKVLFVGGDSITVGAPTIEGATVSAKINKHGRGKKITVFTYRRRKDSKRKKGHRQPYTKLTIDKISL
- the radC gene encoding RadC family protein encodes the protein MTRIKDLSPDEMPKERLIQSGAQALSNTELLAILINTGSKGRSSLDIASTLLADCKTLKTLQDISFHELITFEGIGISKSTTLLAAFELARRLNYKIDKNTSQMIKHPDQIADILYPQLQFENQENFIVFILNTKHQIIHQEILFKGTLNSAIIHPREVFKIALKYSAHAIIVAHNHPSGDPTPSPADIDTTVRLAACGETMGIQLLDHIVIGHQCYECVDITQNKK
- a CDS encoding valine--tRNA ligase; amino-acid sequence: MEMQPKYHPQEVEAGRYQKWLDQSLFKPTGDETKPTYTIVIPPPNVTGKLHLGHAWDTTLQDILTRMKRMQGYDTLYLPGMDHAGIATQAKVEAKMKEEGISRHDIGREKFLEKAWDWKEEYADFIRQQWAKLGLGLDYSRERFTLDEGLSKAVRKVFVDMYNKGLIYRGERIINWDPEARTALSDIEVVHEDVNGKFYHFKYPFVDGDGYIEIATTRPETMLGDTAIVVNPEDERYKAIIGKKVILPRVGRELPIIADSYVDKDFGSGAMKVTPAHDPNDFEIGNRHELERIVVMDESGHMNDNAGEYAGLERFECRKKLVSDLEAEGLVIKIEDHVHSVGHSERTGAVVEPYLSTQWFVKMAPLAQQALDNQKGDGRIEFVPARFEKTFNRWMEEIRDWTISRQLWWGHQIPAWYHNETGEIYVGEQAPEDVENWTQDEDVLDTWFSSALWPFSTLGWPEEDAKDLKRYYPTNVLVTGYDIIFFWVARMIFQGLEFTGQKPFDDVLLHGLVRAEDGRKMSKSLGNGVDPMDVIDEYGADSLRYFLATGSSPGHDLRYSTEKVESVWNFINKIWNAARFSLMNIGDNFKFEDIDLSQDLSVADQWILTRLNETIETVTQLSDKYEFGEVGRVLYNFIWDEFCDWYIEMSKIPMNSDDENQKNVTRSVLSYTLDRMMRLLHPFMPFVTEHIWQNLPHKGESIVTTEWPTVNSALIFTESKQVMQQLVEIIKSVRQSRLEVNTPLSKAIPIKVQAKNEAIKALLIENQHYLERFCNPSELDISTNITIPEKAMTSVVSAGEVILPLEGLIDMEKEIARLEKELEKWQKELDRVNKKLANENFVKKAPEKVINEERAKKAQYQEKFDGVQSRIEQLKA
- the mreD gene encoding rod shape-determining protein MreD, which produces MKRASIYLILAFVSFYLDTILTMLSPIKLFGIQFIMVPRLTLIFLLLITFYRNVYVALILGLFLGLMTDLYFGEIYGVYLISYLICILFVEKFFSLFYRDHTIVFIVILASVVVLDIFVALIYHLVGLIDFNILNYSIYRAPLTLLLNALLLIFIYSVLDYRQKRKRSIDIKIK
- a CDS encoding bifunctional folylpolyglutamate synthase/dihydrofolate synthase, translating into MNYLDSLYWIHERTKFGIKPGVKRMEWMLDRLNHPERHIKAIHVGGTNGKGSTVAYLRTALVNNDYQVGTFTSPYIETFNERISLNGEPISNEAIVDLVSRVKPVSEAMEQETDLGVATEFEIITTMMYLYFGELHPVDFVIVEAGLGVKNDSTNVIQPIISILTSIGLDHTDILGHSYLDIAKDKGAIIKPNTPIVYAVKNEEALKYLRQLAIDLNAPSMEYDRDILVVSEADEFTYRYKDYEMENIALTMLGEHQKENAALAITTLIELYEQQVIDIDFNKMIQGIESVQWKGRIEKVNESPLIIIDGAHNKESVDALVDTIGRYYGLDKVDILFSAIKGKPISNMLTAFNTIANHFYVTGFEFPKALPKQTLYDEVDFEDKTLIDDYVNFIKNYQGDALLITGSLYFISEVKSKMGY